A segment of the Candidatus Delongbacteria bacterium genome:
ATGTTTTATTTTAAATATATGAAGTATTGCGTTATATGTCAATACAAATTTACAGAATAGCCTAAATACTTATGTATAGAGAGTAGTACAATTAACCGTGTTTTCCGTGTGCGTAGCCAGTGTCTAATTTAAACATTATTATCCATTATTTTCTTTATCTCCTTTACAATCTCAGCCTTCTTGGAATTCTGCTTCTCACTTTTTAATCTATTCTTTAATACTGTCAAATTTTCTTCTCTCTTTTCATACTGAACCAAAAACTCTTTAGCTTCATCAATCTCTATACTCTCATCATAATTTCCTGTAAAGGTAGATAGATTAAAATAAATTATTTTATTGTAAATATCTTCATAAAACCTGTAGAAATTCTTAAAGGAAAGGTTTTTTATATTCAGACTCTCTATAAATTTATAAAAATTATCTTTCAAATTATCGATTTCGATTTCTTTTGAAATAATACTCTCTTCAACTATCATCTTATTAATATCTTTTTTATTGATCCTTTTTAAGCTGGCATTGATATAAAATTTATCATCTAGTTCAAGTACGATAATCAGAGGATTCTGCATTATCTTTTGAATAAGACTAACAATCTTTTGATAATTTTTCTCTTGTCTTAAAACAAGGCTAAAAAACTCAACTCCTAAAT
Coding sequences within it:
- a CDS encoding DUF4391 domain-containing protein produces the protein MILREFNLPDKAIVSKKIHKKHIYENGELNKVEKELIKNDVEKIVWEYSLKPVNINIDEYKSEDLEYLGVEFFSLVLRQEKNYQKIVSLIQKIMQNPLIIVLELDDKFYINASLKRINKKDINKMIVEESIISKEIEIDNLKDNFYKFIESLNIKNLSFKNFYRFYEDIYNKIIYFNLSTFTGNYDESIEIDEAKEFLVQYEKREENLTVLKNRLKSEKQNSKKAEIVKEIKKIMDNNV